Within Natator depressus isolate rNatDep1 chromosome 6, rNatDep2.hap1, whole genome shotgun sequence, the genomic segment GCTGCTCCTTGGGGGCTGATTTGTACATGTCCAGCAGCAGCTTCATCTCCTTCTGGCTCTCCTGGGCCTtcctgggggggagaggaatcAAGGCCCTGCACACCACAGccagcctgggacccccctgcgagctcctccccccacccccttcccccggacgcctgggttttCTCACTTGAGCTCAATGCGCAGCTGCTTGAGCAGGTCTGAGTCCTTCTTCTTGGGGTCATCGCTGCTCTTCTGGCGGTCGCGCTCACGAGCCGAGCCATCCCTGTCACGGTCCCGCGAGCGCTCCCGGTCCCCCCCGCGGCCCCCTTTGGGGCGCTCTGGTGGCTCCTTGATGCGAGGAGGGGGGGGCGGCTGGGGAGCCGGTGGGagtggctcctcctcctccttcttcacACCCCCTTCAGGCAGGGGCACTGCCTCCTCCTTCTTCACCACAGCCACCACTGCCTCCTTCGGCTCCTTCTTCACCTCTAGGGCAGGCGTgcccccctcttcctccttcacCACCACAGCTGGGACCACGCCCACCGGCTCCTCCGGCCCAGGTGCGGggggcagcacagctgagccGCAGGGGAAGCCACTTGACTGCATTCGGatctgggagagagagagtcGGAGTGAGACACCTGGGCTGCAGATTCCCTAAACCCCACACCTCCCCAACCCatcccctccctgacccccctAAGCCGATCCCCAAACCCCGCATCCCCCCCACAGatccctccctggccccccaaGGGGATCCTTAATCAAGCCTCTCCCCTAGAACAGATCCTTCCCTGCCCCAAATGGATCTCTAAATGCAGCCCCACACTCCAAGTGGATCCGTCTCTGCCCCTCAGAGCGGATCCCTAAATGCCGCCTGTCCCTCCCCAAATggatccctccctccctgcccttgcTCCAGTCAAGCCCTCCTCTCCCGCAGAGTGGATCGTTGAGCGCACCCCTCCCCAGCGGCTCTCTCACCTTGTTGATCTCAGCCTGCACCTCACGCAGCTTGCGCTTGTATCGCTGCACGTCTCCTTTCAGCTGATGGTTGTGGTTCTGGAGGCTGCTAATCAGGTGGCGCATCTCCCTGTTAATGGGacctggggggggaagggcagggttaCACAGGGGGAAGAGGAACCTGCTGTCTCAGGATGGGGGGAAGCACTTGAGAAACGGGGGGCATCTGCCATGGGGGGTAGGTGGCTGGTGGCAGGGCACAGGTGAGGGAAGCTTCCAGGAGGCAGAGACAGAGCTCCCTTATGAGAGGCCTGCCCACCCCACTGGGCTACACTGCGTGGGGGAGGCATGCACTCCACACAGGGCTGTACCACAAAGTTACACACAGGGCCGGGCGATACACCATGCCGGCCTGTACCACGGGGCCGGgcattggggagggggaagtgtcTCTTTCTCACCCGCTTGCTCATTGGCGGCCAGGTTCTGCTCAAACTCAATGCGCAGCATCTCGTATTCCTTGCGCACCTGGGCCAGCGTGTCCTCCAGCTGGATCACCTCCGTGCGCAGCTTCTTCTGCAGGTTCAGCTCGTCGCTCTGCAATGGggcgggcggagggtgagagacgGGGGAGGAAtcactctcccccaaccccagttgGCTTTCCTGCAGGCAGCACGGTAAGCACTCCTGCACCCCTGGCCAGAGTGGTACATCCCAATACAATGAGCCACTGCACCACAAATGGTACCCTGCAACACGGCACAGGCTCTCCAAAACAGTAACCACCCCCTGCATAAAAGGCGTGGCACATTCCCCTCACAGGTCCCGCCCCTCCcaagaggccccgcccccactgtgactcctccccccagcctcaccTCCATGTGCTCAATGTGGCGCAGGTGGCTGTTCTTGGTGGTGAGCAGCAGGGCGCGCGCCTCGTCCAGCTGGGTCTTCACCTGCAGGCTCTCGTTGTAGAGCAGCGAGAACTGGGACTGCAGCACCTTGTAGTCCAGGGTCTCCTTCACCGCCTCCTCGGGCAGCGACCGCAGCGCCACCTGCGGGCACGGGGAGTCACTGCCACAGACACCGCCCTCCACCCCCAGTCAGCCTCCCCACAGGCCTGGCATCAGGGGGCACCACCCTCCACCCCTCCTGCCCAGGTCCCACCGCCCAGCCTGCCGCCCTCCACCCCTCCCGGCCAGGCCCCACCACCCAGCCTGGCTCCAGGGGGTGCTGccctccacccctcccagccAGGTCCCACCGCCGAGCCTGGCTCCAGGCCTCCACCTCGTTACCTTGAGCTTCTCATTGGTCCTGACAGCCTGttgcagctcctgctgcagcttctccAGCTCGGCCATGCGGCTGTTGGCCAGCTCCTGGTTCTCCTCCAGCTCCGCATTCAGCATCTCAAACTGCCGAGACAGCCTCTGTCATCAGAGCCCTAACTCCCACCCGCCTCGAGACCCCCACCCAGCGGCTGCCTCAACACATGCCATGAgaccccaccctcccagccccgcTCTTTCCTGCACCAGGACCCCACCTCACCCAGCATGAAGATGCTCCCTAACCTCAGGGCcaaactcccccacccctccctacACCAGGACTCCCCCATCCCAGTGCCAGAGACCCCCGCCCCTCTCTGCACTGGGACTCCACCCACTGAGACCCTCACCTCCCCTGCCCAAGTGCCAGAgatccctgcccctcccatgtcCCCAACTCCTCCTGCCCCCTCACCTTCTGCATACTGAGCGTGATCTGCCCACCCTGGAAGCCCCCGGAACTGCCGGACACGTAGTAACCAGAGTTCAGCTGCAAAAGGCCAGAAAGAGAGTCAGCCACCCCCTCGCCGATCAGGCCTCCCAAGTGCTCTGAGGAATGGGCAAATGTGGCAGCGAGCCCCAGGGATGAGGGGGAGAGGGACCCAGATACAAGCGGCAGAGAAACTATGGCTCCAGCTGCAATGGGGCCAGAAGGGAGCAGTGAGACACAGAAAGGGGCCTGGGGGGATGAGGAGAGGGAAGCCTTGGACATGGGGGCAGGTCACCTGCTCCAGCGCCTCAGCTAGGTGTTTGTTGAGCTTCTGCTCACGCTTGCGCAGCTTCTCGATGTCCCACTGCAGATCCTCCACCGTCGTCTCCATCTCCAGCACCTTGGTCTCCGACGATGTCACCTTGTCCTGCAGCTCTGTGTACTGCACCAGGAAGAGACACGGATGTGCGGGGCTGGATCCATTCCAGGCCAGACAACCCCTGACCCTGCGGTCAGAGCCAGtgcccccagaggggaaaggtcCTGCGACTCATTCCCTACCCCTGTGccagccagcccctctgccctgagAACCGGCTCATACCTCCAGCGAGATCTTGTGGTGTTTCTCCTGCAGCTGCATCGCCAAGTCCTGCAGCCGCTGATTCTCTCTCATCAGCTCTTTGTTCAAGGACTTCAGCGCCTCATCCAGCTGGTCCAAGTCAGCTGAAAAGGAGTCACACTTctgagaatccaggagtcctgactcccagcgcCCCAACTCTAACCCCCTAGATCTCACTCCACTCCCACGGCCAGGATGGAACCCTAGCATTCGGCTCACCACGGGCATGGATCTTCTGGCACAGCTCCTCCGTGCGCCGGTGGATCTTGTTGGAGACTTCGACCACACGGGACACGGCGGCCTTGGAGAACTCCATGCGTTCCTGCAGCTGCAGTTCGATCtcctcgctgctgctgctggccagggtGGCCAGGAATGACAGGGCTGGCTCGTTCAGCAGGAGCCCCCCGGCCTTCCA encodes:
- the RNF40 gene encoding E3 ubiquitin-protein ligase BRE1B — its product is MSGPGSKRAAGDGGSGPPEKKANREEKTTTTLIEPIRLGGISSTEEMDLKVLQFKNKKLAERLEQRQAFEDELRERIEKLEKRQATDDATLLIVNRYWSQLDENVQVLLRGYDGDCEPPPPAAPAAPSAEEPRPEPTGPDPENTASPSTEGPDRTETALPVAAPSTPWKAGGLLLNEPALSFLATLASSSSEEIELQLQERMEFSKAAVSRVVEVSNKIHRRTEELCQKIHARADLDQLDEALKSLNKELMRENQRLQDLAMQLQEKHHKISLEYTELQDKVTSSETKVLEMETTVEDLQWDIEKLRKREQKLNKHLAEALEQLNSGYYVSGSSGGFQGGQITLSMQKFEMLNAELEENQELANSRMAELEKLQQELQQAVRTNEKLKVALRSLPEEAVKETLDYKVLQSQFSLLYNESLQVKTQLDEARALLLTTKNSHLRHIEHMESDELNLQKKLRTEVIQLEDTLAQVRKEYEMLRIEFEQNLAANEQAGPINREMRHLISSLQNHNHQLKGDVQRYKRKLREVQAEINKIRMQSSGFPCGSAVLPPAPGPEEPVGVVPAVVVKEEEGGTPALEVKKEPKEAVVAVVKKEEAVPLPEGGVKKEEEEPLPPAPQPPPPPRIKEPPERPKGGRGGDRERSRDRDRDGSARERDRQKSSDDPKKKDSDLLKQLRIELKKAQESQKEMKLLLDMYKSAPKEQRDKVQLMAAEKKTKAEVEELRGRVRELEEKEKKESKKMADEDALRKIKLAEEQIEHLQKKLAATKQEEEALLSEMDVTGQAFEDMQEQNMRLMQQLREKDDANFKLMSERIKSNQIHKLLREEKDELADQVLALKSQVDAQLLVVQKLEEKERVLQGNLGTVEKELTLRSQALELNKRKAVEAAQLAEDLKVQQEHVQCKLKEIQACMAENRAAKEKESFNLKRAQEDISRLRRKLEKQKKVEVYADADEILQEEIKEYKAKLTCPCCNTRKKDAVLTKCFHVFCFDCVKTRYDTRQRKCPKCNAAFGANDFHRIYIS